One Spirochaeta africana DSM 8902 genomic window carries:
- the treS gene encoding maltose alpha-D-glucosyltransferase encodes METKLHTDAWWYKEAIIYEVHVKSFYDSNRDGIGDIRGLTEKLDYLQQLGVTAIWVLPFYPSPLRDDGYDIADYYAINPDYGTLDDFRELLAEAHARDIKVITELVINHTSDQHAWFQRARRAPVGSPEREFYVWNDSAAKYQDARIIFQDFETSNWTWDAVAGAYYWHRFYSHQPDLNFDNPAVQEEIFRVMEFWLDMGVDGMRLDAIPYLFEREGTNCENLPETHEFLRRLRSRIDAKYENRMLLAEANQWPEDSVEYFGDGDECHMSFHFPLMPRIFMSMQMEDRFPIIDILEQTPDIPESSQWALFLRNHDELTLEMVTDEERDYMYRVYARDPRARINLGIRRRLAPLLGNDRRKIELANVLLFSMPGTPVLYYGDEIGMGDNYYLGDRDGVRTPMQWSPDRNAGFSVSNPQGLYLPVIIDPEYHYESVNVENQQHNPSSLFWWTKRLIDTRRRMSAFTNGDLCFLHPENPKVLAFTRANADQTLLIVMNLSRNSQAVSLDLQQFEGRVPVEVFSRNRFPAIGDSLYTVTLGPWDYFWFELQQSDAPAPGLDSLLEYGCGQHWSEAVLASQSERLLQRSLLPYIRQSAWYQDGGRTIDSARFIDRIAVPGQDPSVIMCLVELEFTEGAPAIYSVILGAKLQNDPADDIPVGALAVCRRGEEVCYVVDAAYHAGLQARMVAALQGAAAFQGAHGRVIGNMQLNARDIQENEIHLAGNNLRNTAVAIDNEYLFKYYRRIEAAVNPEHEILQFLRNAEGIVPNYLGAVEYRGSARQPYVLALAQEYLTHETDGWSFATDSAVRSFEKLLTDDPGLEAVRQFRGELGDRRALEWGDIPVGAQDYIEPYILSFTEVLGRRTADLHARIAGSERKEFAPEPFSKLYQRSLYQSYQSQVRRVGQLIDKLPSGTVSETAEAELKTIRGLQSRVFQELRRVAGDKLPAYKIRVHNDFHLGQVLWTGRDVAIIDFEGRTDVSFSERRLKRPAMGDAADMMRSFHYAAFHAVHRLDVHTEAETALGLAWADLWYRCTSGLFLQAYTERMVAAGWLSAERDQREAILIPLLLQRMYIALEFHLQHRDFDNMEVAIHGIHDLLDSVAGK; translated from the coding sequence ATGGAAACAAAACTGCACACCGATGCCTGGTGGTATAAAGAAGCCATCATCTATGAGGTTCATGTAAAGTCATTCTACGACTCGAACCGCGACGGAATCGGCGACATTCGTGGTCTCACCGAGAAGCTGGACTATCTGCAGCAGCTGGGGGTGACCGCGATATGGGTACTGCCCTTCTATCCCTCACCGCTGCGTGACGACGGATATGACATCGCCGATTATTATGCAATCAATCCCGACTACGGGACCCTGGATGATTTTCGCGAGCTGCTGGCCGAGGCCCATGCCCGTGACATCAAGGTGATTACCGAGCTGGTTATCAATCATACCAGTGACCAGCATGCCTGGTTTCAGCGGGCCCGGCGGGCGCCGGTGGGGTCGCCCGAACGCGAGTTCTATGTCTGGAACGACAGCGCGGCCAAGTACCAGGATGCCCGCATCATCTTCCAGGATTTCGAAACCAGCAACTGGACCTGGGACGCGGTGGCCGGCGCCTACTACTGGCACCGCTTTTACTCCCATCAGCCGGATCTGAATTTTGATAATCCGGCAGTCCAGGAAGAGATCTTCCGGGTGATGGAGTTCTGGCTGGATATGGGGGTAGACGGCATGCGGCTGGATGCCATCCCGTATCTGTTTGAACGTGAGGGCACCAACTGCGAAAACCTGCCGGAGACCCATGAGTTTCTGCGCCGGCTGCGGTCGCGCATCGATGCGAAGTACGAGAATCGCATGCTGCTGGCCGAGGCCAATCAGTGGCCGGAGGACTCGGTGGAGTACTTTGGCGACGGCGATGAGTGCCATATGTCGTTTCATTTCCCGTTGATGCCGCGCATCTTCATGTCGATGCAGATGGAGGATCGCTTTCCGATCATCGATATCCTGGAGCAGACCCCCGACATCCCCGAGTCGTCGCAGTGGGCGCTGTTTCTGCGCAACCACGACGAGCTCACCCTGGAGATGGTGACCGACGAGGAGCGGGATTACATGTACCGGGTATATGCCCGCGACCCCCGAGCCCGGATCAACCTGGGGATCCGCCGACGCCTGGCGCCGCTGCTGGGCAACGACCGGCGCAAGATCGAGCTCGCCAATGTGCTGCTGTTTTCCATGCCGGGGACCCCGGTGTTGTATTACGGCGACGAGATCGGGATGGGCGACAACTATTACCTGGGGGATCGCGACGGGGTTCGCACCCCGATGCAGTGGAGCCCCGACCGCAACGCCGGTTTCAGTGTATCCAACCCGCAGGGGCTGTATCTGCCGGTTATCATCGATCCGGAATACCATTATGAAAGCGTCAATGTAGAGAACCAGCAGCACAACCCGTCGTCGCTGTTCTGGTGGACCAAGCGGCTGATCGATACCCGCCGACGGATGAGTGCCTTTACCAATGGCGATCTGTGTTTTCTGCACCCGGAAAACCCCAAGGTGCTGGCGTTTACCCGCGCCAATGCGGATCAGACCCTGCTGATCGTGATGAACCTGAGCCGGAACTCCCAGGCCGTCAGTCTGGACTTGCAGCAGTTTGAGGGGCGGGTTCCGGTAGAGGTGTTCAGCCGCAACCGCTTCCCGGCAATCGGCGACTCCTTGTACACCGTTACCCTGGGCCCATGGGACTACTTCTGGTTTGAGCTGCAGCAGTCGGATGCGCCGGCCCCGGGGCTGGATTCCCTGCTGGAGTACGGCTGCGGTCAGCACTGGTCCGAGGCTGTGCTCGCCAGCCAGAGTGAGCGTCTTTTGCAGCGGAGTCTGCTGCCGTATATCCGTCAGTCTGCCTGGTACCAGGATGGCGGCCGCACCATCGACAGCGCCCGGTTTATCGACCGGATTGCTGTCCCCGGCCAGGATCCCTCGGTGATTATGTGTCTGGTGGAGCTTGAGTTTACCGAAGGGGCGCCGGCGATCTACTCGGTAATCCTTGGGGCGAAGCTGCAGAACGATCCCGCAGATGACATCCCGGTCGGTGCACTGGCGGTATGCCGCCGGGGCGAGGAGGTCTGTTACGTAGTGGATGCGGCCTATCACGCCGGGCTGCAGGCGCGCATGGTGGCGGCATTACAGGGTGCTGCCGCATTCCAGGGGGCGCATGGACGGGTAATCGGCAACATGCAGCTGAATGCGCGGGATATCCAGGAGAACGAGATCCATCTTGCCGGTAACAATCTGCGCAACACCGCCGTGGCGATCGATAACGAGTATCTGTTCAAGTACTACCGGCGGATCGAGGCAGCGGTAAATCCCGAGCATGAAATCCTGCAGTTTTTGCGCAATGCCGAGGGGATTGTGCCGAACTATCTGGGAGCGGTAGAGTATCGCGGCAGTGCCCGACAGCCATACGTGCTGGCGCTGGCCCAGGAGTATCTTACCCACGAGACCGACGGCTGGTCGTTTGCTACCGATTCGGCGGTGCGTTCCTTCGAGAAGCTGCTGACCGATGATCCGGGACTTGAGGCGGTACGGCAGTTCCGCGGTGAGCTGGGTGATCGCCGGGCGCTGGAGTGGGGCGATATTCCTGTCGGTGCGCAGGACTACATTGAGCCGTACATCCTGAGTTTCACCGAGGTGCTGGGGCGCCGCACCGCCGACCTGCATGCCAGGATTGCCGGCTCGGAGCGCAAGGAGTTTGCCCCGGAGCCATTCAGCAAGCTGTATCAACGCTCGCTGTATCAGTCGTACCAGAGTCAGGTCCGGCGGGTCGGGCAGCTTATCGACAAGCTGCCGTCGGGTACGGTTTCCGAGACAGCCGAGGCTGAACTCAAGACGATTCGCGGCCTGCAGTCCCGGGTGTTCCAGGAGCTGCGGCGTGTCGCCGGTGACAAACTGCCGGCCTACAAGATCCGGGTGCACAACGATTTCCATCTGGGACAGGTACTGTGGACCGGGCGCGACGTGGCAATTATCGACTTTGAGGGGCGTACCGATGTGTCCTTCAGCGAGCGCCGGCTCAAGCGGCCGGCCATGGGCGATGCTGCCGATATGATGCGCAGCTTCCACTATGCAGCCTTTCATGCGGTGCATCGGCTGGATGTGCACACCGAGGCCGAGACCGCACTGGGGCTGGCCTGGGCCGATCTGTGGTACCGCTGTACCAGTGGCCTGTTCCTGCAGGCCTATACCGAGCGAATGGTAGCCGCGGGATGGCTGTCGGCCGAGCGGGATCAGCGCGAAGCTATTCTGATCCCGCTGCTGCTGCAGCGGATGTACATCGCGCTGGAGTTTCATTTGCAGCACCGTGATTTCGACAACATGGAGGTAGCGATTCACGGGATCCATGATCTGCTGGACTCGGTAGCCGGGAAATAG
- a CDS encoding alpha-amylase family glycosyl hydrolase: MRKTSLFTLMTAALAAVVFLAACASDAPATRAPSPARARGPAGEAQGNPDFPPVAIEAPEELPEFSWDNATVYFVMTDRFYDGDPSNNDAYGRLSDVPDDVPDTGLFHGGDLAGLTQKLEEGYFTDLGVNALWITSPLEQVHGWVGGGDGGFPHYAYHGYYHQDWTMIDRNMGTKEDFGRFMEAAHANGIRVVMDIVMNHPGYNTVKDMVTFDFGAWKDEELPVDWVPTTGNWHQHHDFIDYDGQADRWARWWGPDWVRAGIADYPRPGFDDLTESLEFLPDMITESTEPVDLPPFLLEKAERGESRVQPIEGATVREYLITWLTDWVREYGIDGFRIDTAKHVEMDAWVELKERATIALREWKAENPEQALDDADFWFTGEVWGHGPNKTEYHANGFDSMINFSFQGFLNENLDDFAAVERLYQSYADVINNDAEMNLLSYISGHDVPIFFDTSMRINAMTVTGARGDHGQQMRAGTALLLLPGGVQIYYGDEVGRSYERTPEDPAQGTRTPFPWDRVGNDIHQHWQTVGQFRNRNIAVGAGQHISLTADSGVAFARDYFGMNTIVAVLDSEGDTTIQVGEVFEDGTVLFDAYNEAEATVAGGQVTFNAGPNGVILLETR, translated from the coding sequence ATGAGGAAAACCTCTCTTTTCACACTGATGACTGCTGCCCTGGCGGCGGTAGTATTTTTGGCTGCCTGTGCCAGCGATGCACCGGCGACACGAGCCCCCTCCCCCGCGCGGGCACGCGGCCCGGCCGGTGAGGCCCAGGGCAACCCGGACTTTCCCCCGGTAGCCATCGAGGCGCCAGAGGAACTGCCGGAGTTCAGCTGGGACAACGCCACGGTCTACTTCGTGATGACCGACCGCTTCTACGACGGCGATCCGAGCAACAACGATGCCTATGGTCGTCTGAGTGACGTTCCGGACGATGTACCGGACACCGGTCTGTTTCATGGCGGTGACCTGGCAGGCCTGACCCAGAAGCTTGAGGAAGGCTATTTTACCGACCTCGGTGTCAACGCACTGTGGATCACCTCCCCGCTGGAGCAGGTGCACGGCTGGGTTGGCGGCGGCGACGGCGGATTCCCCCACTACGCCTACCACGGCTACTACCACCAGGACTGGACCATGATTGACCGCAACATGGGTACCAAGGAAGACTTTGGTCGTTTTATGGAGGCCGCTCATGCCAATGGTATCCGGGTAGTGATGGACATCGTAATGAACCATCCCGGCTACAACACCGTCAAGGACATGGTTACCTTTGACTTCGGTGCCTGGAAGGATGAGGAGCTGCCGGTCGACTGGGTTCCCACCACGGGCAACTGGCATCAGCATCACGACTTTATCGATTACGACGGCCAGGCCGATCGCTGGGCACGCTGGTGGGGTCCCGACTGGGTTCGCGCCGGGATTGCCGACTATCCCCGCCCCGGGTTCGATGACCTGACCGAGAGCCTGGAGTTTCTGCCAGACATGATCACCGAATCAACCGAGCCGGTAGACCTGCCGCCGTTCCTGCTGGAAAAAGCCGAGCGCGGCGAGAGCCGGGTACAGCCGATCGAAGGTGCCACCGTACGCGAGTACCTGATCACCTGGCTGACCGACTGGGTACGTGAATACGGTATCGACGGATTTCGCATCGACACCGCCAAGCATGTCGAGATGGATGCCTGGGTAGAACTGAAGGAACGCGCCACCATCGCGCTGCGCGAATGGAAGGCCGAAAACCCCGAGCAGGCCCTGGATGATGCTGATTTCTGGTTCACCGGCGAGGTGTGGGGACACGGCCCGAACAAAACCGAGTACCATGCCAACGGGTTCGACTCCATGATCAACTTCTCGTTCCAGGGATTCCTGAACGAGAATCTGGATGATTTTGCCGCGGTAGAACGCCTGTACCAGAGCTACGCCGATGTAATCAACAACGATGCCGAGATGAATCTGCTGTCCTACATCTCGGGACATGACGTTCCGATCTTTTTCGACACCAGCATGCGCATCAACGCCATGACGGTAACCGGGGCTCGCGGCGATCATGGCCAGCAGATGCGCGCGGGTACGGCATTGCTGCTGCTGCCCGGTGGCGTTCAGATCTACTATGGTGACGAGGTAGGCCGCTCCTACGAGCGCACCCCGGAAGACCCGGCGCAGGGAACCCGGACCCCCTTCCCCTGGGATCGGGTCGGCAACGATATTCACCAGCACTGGCAGACGGTTGGTCAGTTCCGCAACCGCAACATCGCGGTTGGCGCCGGACAGCATATCTCGCTGACAGCCGACAGCGGCGTAGCGTTTGCCCGTGACTACTTCGGGATGAACACCATCGTCGCGGTGCTGGACAGCGAGGGCGACACCACCATCCAGGTGGGCGAGGTGTTCGAGGACGGCACGGTGCTGTTCGATGCCTACAACGAGGCAGAGGCCACGGTAGCCGGTGGCCAGGTAACCTTTAACGCCGGGCCGAACGGGGTAATCCTGCTGGAAACCCGCTAA
- a CDS encoding glycogen/starch/alpha-glucan phosphorylase: MAKATAKTEPRRGRDAESIKWGFAEHLKYTLGVDRYSTEDYKRFMALSYAVRDRLINQWLLTQRTHHNKGAKRVYYLSLEFLMGRAMGNNVINMGIEDEVRDAMAELGYDWEELREQETDAGLGNGGLGRLAACFLDSMATLDLPAFGYGLRYDYGIFRQGIENGFQVEHPDDWLRQGNPWEIERPDITVPVRFGGHVITVEENGRLIHKWIDAEEVQGVAYDTPIVGYGGKTVNTLRLWSARSGEEFDFQRFNDGEYVEAVADKVAAENLTKVLYPNDTLYLGKELRLKQQYLFVACSLWDILRRFKKSGKDWSELPDMAAIQLNDTHPSLAVPELMRLLMDEEGLGWDQAWDITVKTLGYTNHTLMPEALEKWPVHMLEKLLPRHLQIIYKINHDFLQEVAINFPGQAERLRTMSLIEEGDSKMIRMAYLSIVGSHSTNGVAALHTELLKERLVPEFAEMYPDRFNNKTNGITQRRFLLKANPELSKLITDTIGDEWITDFAQLKKLAPYAKDKAFQKKFLKVKEQCKIRLAETIERETGWKLDTDTLFDVQIKRIHEYKRQLLNALHIIMLYNRIRKGEDVVPRTFLIGGKAAPGYKMAKLIIKLINNLSKVINKDPAVRDKLRVYFPPNYRVSLAEKMFPATDVSEQISTSGTEASGTGNMKFMANGAITLGTLDGANIEIREEAGDENCVIFGLTATEVNDLRPTYNPYKYYEENEEIKEALDLLFSGHFNFGEPGLFDPIKELLFEKGDFYMHLADLQSYADAHRKIDELYRNRSKWAEMAILNIANAGKFSSDRTISQYAEDIWGVKPCPIEYNLDQAETLDEAKAQE; this comes from the coding sequence ATGGCAAAAGCTACCGCTAAGACCGAGCCCCGGCGAGGTCGAGACGCCGAGTCAATCAAGTGGGGGTTTGCGGAACACCTCAAATACACCCTGGGTGTAGACCGCTACTCCACCGAGGATTACAAGCGGTTCATGGCGCTTTCCTACGCTGTTCGCGATCGTTTGATCAATCAGTGGCTGCTGACACAGCGCACGCATCACAACAAGGGAGCCAAGCGGGTGTACTACCTGTCCCTGGAGTTCCTGATGGGGCGTGCAATGGGCAACAACGTCATCAATATGGGTATCGAGGATGAGGTCCGCGATGCGATGGCCGAACTCGGGTATGACTGGGAAGAGCTGCGCGAACAGGAAACCGATGCCGGTCTGGGTAACGGTGGTCTGGGTCGCCTGGCTGCATGTTTCCTGGATTCCATGGCCACCCTGGATCTGCCGGCCTTCGGCTACGGTCTGCGTTATGACTACGGCATCTTTCGCCAGGGGATCGAGAACGGTTTCCAGGTAGAGCATCCGGATGACTGGCTGCGTCAGGGGAATCCCTGGGAGATCGAGCGCCCGGACATCACCGTGCCGGTACGTTTTGGCGGCCATGTGATCACCGTCGAGGAAAACGGCCGTCTGATTCACAAGTGGATCGATGCCGAAGAGGTACAGGGCGTCGCCTACGATACCCCGATTGTCGGATATGGCGGCAAGACCGTGAATACCCTGCGATTGTGGAGCGCCCGTTCCGGCGAGGAGTTTGACTTCCAGCGCTTTAACGATGGCGAGTACGTCGAAGCGGTTGCTGACAAGGTAGCGGCCGAGAACCTGACCAAGGTTCTGTACCCCAACGACACCCTGTATCTGGGCAAAGAACTGCGGCTCAAGCAGCAGTACCTGTTTGTTGCCTGTTCACTGTGGGACATCCTGCGTCGCTTCAAGAAGAGCGGCAAGGACTGGAGCGAGCTGCCGGACATGGCTGCCATCCAGCTGAACGATACCCACCCGTCGCTGGCAGTGCCCGAGCTCATGCGCCTGCTGATGGACGAAGAGGGGCTGGGCTGGGATCAGGCCTGGGACATTACTGTAAAGACCCTGGGCTACACCAACCACACCCTGATGCCGGAAGCACTGGAAAAATGGCCGGTACACATGCTGGAGAAACTCCTGCCGCGCCACCTGCAGATCATCTACAAGATCAACCACGACTTCCTGCAGGAAGTAGCCATCAACTTCCCCGGCCAGGCCGAGCGTCTGCGCACCATGAGCCTGATCGAAGAAGGCGACAGCAAGATGATCCGCATGGCCTATCTGTCCATCGTCGGCTCACACTCCACCAACGGGGTTGCTGCCCTGCACACCGAACTGCTCAAGGAGCGTCTGGTACCCGAGTTTGCCGAGATGTACCCCGACCGGTTCAACAACAAGACCAATGGTATTACCCAGCGTCGCTTCCTGCTGAAGGCAAACCCGGAGCTGAGCAAGCTGATCACCGATACCATTGGGGATGAGTGGATCACCGACTTTGCCCAGCTCAAGAAGCTGGCCCCCTACGCCAAGGACAAGGCCTTCCAGAAGAAGTTCCTCAAGGTAAAGGAGCAGTGCAAGATCCGCCTGGCCGAGACCATCGAGCGCGAGACCGGCTGGAAGCTGGACACCGACACCCTGTTCGATGTGCAGATCAAGCGAATCCATGAGTACAAGCGACAGCTGCTGAATGCGCTGCATATCATTATGCTGTACAATCGCATCCGCAAGGGCGAGGACGTGGTACCGCGTACCTTCCTGATTGGCGGTAAGGCTGCCCCCGGCTACAAGATGGCCAAGCTCATCATCAAGCTGATCAACAACCTGAGCAAGGTCATCAACAAGGATCCGGCCGTTCGCGACAAGCTGCGGGTGTACTTCCCGCCGAACTACCGTGTCAGCCTGGCCGAGAAGATGTTCCCGGCGACCGATGTCTCCGAGCAGATTTCTACCTCCGGAACCGAGGCTTCGGGTACCGGTAACATGAAGTTCATGGCGAACGGGGCAATCACCCTGGGAACCCTGGACGGCGCCAACATCGAGATCCGCGAGGAAGCCGGTGACGAGAACTGTGTCATCTTCGGCCTTACCGCGACCGAGGTGAACGATCTGCGGCCGACCTACAACCCCTACAAGTACTACGAAGAAAACGAAGAGATCAAAGAGGCCCTGGACCTGCTGTTCTCCGGTCACTTCAACTTCGGGGAACCGGGGCTGTTCGATCCTATCAAGGAGCTGCTGTTCGAGAAGGGTGATTTCTACATGCACCTGGCCGACCTGCAGTCCTATGCCGATGCCCATCGCAAGATCGACGAGCTGTATCGCAACCGCTCCAAGTGGGCCGAGATGGCGATCCTGAACATTGCCAATGCCGGCAAGTTCAGCTCTGACCGCACCATCAGTCAGTACGCCGAGGATATCTGGGGAGTAAAACCCTGCCCGATCGAGTACAACCTGGATCAGGCCGAGACCCTGGACGAGGCCAAGGCTCAGGAATAG
- a CDS encoding MgtC/SapB family protein, with protein MNQVLGLPQALLSSDPGSLQFFFESALRLVLALVFGGAIGWERERHSQPAGLRTHMLICMGAALVMVLSAGLTTQFPTEQGADPGRIAAQVISGIGFIGGGAILRLRGSVKGITTAASLWVAAGLGLTVGAGMYATAVLATALIIFTLGVLTRLEVSVINPMVLRRLEVSIAQDHIATEHDIRAIIDRDGLRVLEEEVDLQLSGDQVELSFQMRMPMSYDISAFTKAIGKLNGVRRVRVRAPR; from the coding sequence ATGAATCAGGTGCTCGGTCTGCCACAGGCGCTGCTTTCCTCGGATCCTGGATCGCTGCAGTTTTTCTTTGAGTCGGCACTACGGCTTGTACTCGCGCTGGTGTTTGGAGGCGCGATCGGCTGGGAGCGGGAGCGCCACAGCCAGCCGGCCGGGCTGCGAACCCACATGCTGATCTGCATGGGGGCCGCCCTGGTAATGGTGTTGTCTGCCGGCCTGACCACCCAGTTTCCCACCGAGCAGGGGGCCGATCCGGGCCGCATCGCCGCCCAGGTGATCAGCGGCATCGGGTTTATCGGTGGTGGTGCCATCCTGCGCCTGCGCGGCAGTGTAAAAGGGATTACCACCGCTGCCAGCCTGTGGGTGGCAGCCGGGCTGGGGCTTACCGTAGGTGCCGGGATGTACGCCACCGCCGTACTGGCGACAGCGCTGATTATTTTTACCCTGGGTGTGCTCACCCGTCTCGAGGTCTCGGTAATTAACCCCATGGTGCTGCGCCGCCTGGAGGTAAGCATCGCGCAGGATCATATCGCTACCGAGCACGACATTCGTGCCATTATTGATCGTGACGGACTGCGGGTGCTGGAGGAAGAGGTCGATCTGCAGCTGTCCGGGGACCAGGTTGAGCTGAGCTTTCAGATGCGCATGCCGATGTCGTATGATATCTCTGCCTTTACCAAGGCGATTGGCAAACTGAACGGGGTTCGCCGGGTGCGGGTGCGAGCGCCGCGGTAG
- a CDS encoding FkbM family methyltransferase, whose protein sequence is MHSTFGDIHQNVGIWLQRLAQYLDLPEVYDIGAHTGMFTIALADLGCRVTAFEPVPSTLKELQRNVHDSKAADRIRIVERGLSNQDERVVIHQFSDETFNSLFPRSDAERSHYQLEVSGHAEIRVQPLDQLQQELSLPDPGLIKMDIEGAELYALQGAAHLLQNARPFILVEYSTENCRNAGYERRDLVHELQRHNYTALGLYRNTDERLYGPEHFNDPRIWNLIAVPGEAIDRFMSDFQSYKEW, encoded by the coding sequence ATGCACTCCACCTTTGGCGACATTCATCAAAACGTAGGCATCTGGCTCCAGCGACTTGCCCAGTATCTGGATCTACCCGAGGTCTACGACATCGGGGCCCATACCGGCATGTTTACCATCGCCCTGGCCGACCTGGGCTGCAGGGTTACCGCCTTTGAGCCGGTACCATCAACCCTGAAAGAACTGCAGCGAAACGTCCACGACTCCAAGGCAGCCGATCGGATTCGCATAGTTGAACGCGGGCTTTCCAACCAGGACGAGCGCGTAGTTATTCACCAGTTCAGCGACGAAACCTTTAATTCCCTGTTTCCCCGCAGCGATGCGGAGCGCAGCCACTATCAGCTGGAGGTATCCGGCCATGCTGAAATCAGGGTGCAGCCGCTGGATCAACTGCAGCAGGAGCTGTCCCTGCCCGATCCGGGGCTGATCAAGATGGATATAGAGGGAGCTGAGCTCTATGCACTGCAGGGCGCAGCACATCTGCTGCAGAACGCCCGCCCCTTTATCCTGGTGGAGTACAGTACCGAGAACTGCCGTAACGCCGGCTATGAGCGTCGGGACCTGGTACACGAACTGCAGCGACATAACTACACCGCACTGGGGCTGTACCGCAACACGGACGAGCGCCTGTATGGACCGGAACACTTTAACGACCCGCGCATCTGGAATCTGATTGCGGTACCAGGAGAGGCAATCGACAGATTCATGTCAGATTTTCAATCCTATAAGGAATGGTGA
- a CDS encoding TetR/AcrR family transcriptional regulator, producing the protein MAPKKSITEQDIILTAFHMIRTMGTRSVTARKIALEIGCSTMPLYSTVGSMQDLNIRVMEIGYILLEQLRQRIHSGCPLLDLQLAMYQLAEHEPHLWRLMFLNSLETAREPQFSEWRRLVQDIEESLPGAGSLADPTRIQQLQDVSYALIGVCASINLGTFFYLQERPQDQASYITQVFSRLNTGLIPWYTPPAAKPAGLDQALQSALDTTIELCSTPTTPEAPDTAHAVS; encoded by the coding sequence GTGGCACCCAAAAAATCAATCACCGAACAAGATATTATCCTGACGGCGTTCCATATGATTCGCACCATGGGAACGCGCAGTGTTACCGCTCGCAAGATTGCCCTGGAGATCGGCTGCTCCACCATGCCGCTCTACTCCACGGTGGGATCAATGCAGGACCTGAATATTCGCGTAATGGAAATCGGCTACATCCTGCTGGAACAGCTGCGACAGCGAATCCACAGCGGCTGTCCCCTGCTTGATCTGCAGCTGGCAATGTATCAGCTGGCCGAGCACGAACCTCATTTGTGGCGTTTGATGTTTCTGAACTCACTGGAGACTGCCCGAGAGCCACAGTTCAGCGAATGGCGTCGCCTGGTCCAGGATATCGAAGAATCCCTGCCAGGCGCCGGCTCGTTGGCCGACCCGACCCGGATACAGCAACTGCAGGATGTTTCCTATGCCCTGATCGGGGTCTGCGCCTCGATCAACCTGGGAACATTCTTTTATCTGCAGGAACGCCCCCAGGACCAGGCATCGTATATAACCCAGGTATTTTCCCGGTTGAATACCGGGCTGATCCCCTGGTACACCCCCCCGGCTGCCAAACCAGCCGGACTGGACCAGGCACTGCAATCAGCTCTGGATACAACAATCGAGCTGTGCAGCACCCCGACTACCCCAGAAGCACCTGACACAGCACACGCAGTGTCCTGA
- a CDS encoding FAD-binding oxidoreductase, translated as MKQTRQLFTVLGVRDLTDSTYVLRLQWSGPEIIPGQRMALGIPGLDERRWYSVYSRPNPHEVEFLIREVPGGLLSRAFRRSQPGDNLEVIGPKGHFVIDPATLDSTTYLFIATGTGVAPFHAFVQAYPDLNYILLHGVRYMEERYDMQDYHAERYIACVSGESGGDFHGRVTDYIEQMDVPPTHKIYLCGNQQMIYQVYYNLISRDHPKDGFAAEVYF; from the coding sequence ATGAAGCAAACCCGGCAGTTATTTACCGTTCTCGGTGTACGAGATCTTACTGACTCAACGTATGTATTGCGGCTGCAGTGGAGCGGCCCCGAGATCATACCCGGACAGCGTATGGCGCTTGGTATCCCGGGGCTTGATGAGCGCCGCTGGTATTCGGTGTACTCGCGCCCCAATCCGCACGAGGTAGAGTTTCTGATTCGCGAGGTCCCCGGAGGACTGCTCTCCCGTGCCTTCCGGCGGAGTCAGCCGGGTGATAATCTTGAGGTTATCGGCCCCAAGGGGCATTTTGTGATTGATCCGGCAACCCTGGACTCAACCACCTATCTGTTTATCGCTACCGGTACCGGGGTCGCCCCGTTTCATGCCTTTGTGCAGGCCTATCCGGATCTGAATTATATCCTGCTGCATGGTGTTCGCTATATGGAAGAGCGCTACGACATGCAGGATTATCATGCTGAACGGTATATTGCCTGTGTATCCGGGGAGTCCGGGGGAGATTTTCATGGGCGAGTGACCGATTACATCGAACAGATGGATGTTCCCCCCACCCACAAGATCTACCTGTGCGGCAACCAGCAAATGATCTATCAGGTCTACTACAATCTTATCTCTCGTGACCATCCCAAGGATGGATTTGCTGCCGAGGTATATTTTTAA